The following are from one region of the Maribacter aquivivus genome:
- a CDS encoding amidase family protein translates to MKKHFLLLVIILLSACKNEQEAKKEEVILWKPYNDSIEVAGNVDHENGRMQYKLIQSKVLDKNDVFTPLYEEVSKLTEAAYKEMLPMILEQDIFVIRNHIKEGRLAYENLVLFYLYRIYKYELNNETTLNTIIALNKDVVEQARELDRQNEKGIAAQMQHPIYGMPILLKDNINTLGMKTTAGSIALMDNEVEDSFIVQQLKKNGALILGKVNLSEWAYFLCSGCPVGYSAYGGQTLNPYGRRVFETGGSSSGSGTAVAANYAVAAVGTETSGSILSPSSQNSVVGLKPTIGLLSRSGIVPISSTLDTPGPMTKNVKDNAILLSAMFGYDESDPASVEDNFLGVLSAGLHPIPFSEMRLGAIKELMETDSIYQQTIEDLKEAGATIIEFTPPEFAMNGFLSILNIDMRNDLKAYIKEKTNPELVKITSIADAVIFNNADSLVRIPYGQALFEGILSDTTTTTELEEIKANLEKNGRIFFDTAMDKYKLDAVLSINNYHAGYAAVAKYPALTIPMGYKASGEPISLTFIGKQFSEAYLLRIGKSYEDNFHRRVMPKDYQN, encoded by the coding sequence ATGAAAAAGCATTTTTTATTATTAGTCATAATTTTGTTGAGTGCCTGTAAAAACGAACAAGAGGCTAAGAAAGAGGAAGTAATTCTTTGGAAGCCCTATAATGATTCTATAGAAGTAGCTGGGAATGTAGATCACGAAAATGGTCGCATGCAGTACAAGCTAATTCAATCTAAGGTGCTAGATAAAAATGATGTATTTACCCCTTTGTATGAAGAAGTTTCTAAGCTAACAGAGGCAGCATATAAAGAGATGCTTCCTATGATTTTGGAGCAAGATATTTTTGTTATTCGAAATCATATCAAAGAAGGTAGGCTAGCGTATGAAAATTTGGTATTGTTTTATTTATATCGCATTTATAAGTATGAGTTGAATAATGAGACAACTTTAAATACCATAATAGCTCTAAATAAAGACGTGGTTGAGCAAGCTCGAGAATTAGATAGGCAAAATGAAAAGGGAATAGCAGCTCAAATGCAACATCCAATTTATGGTATGCCTATTTTGTTAAAAGACAACATTAATACCTTGGGCATGAAAACTACTGCAGGTTCAATTGCGCTTATGGATAATGAAGTTGAGGATTCGTTTATAGTTCAGCAATTGAAAAAGAATGGAGCTTTAATTTTAGGTAAGGTCAACTTAAGTGAATGGGCATATTTTTTATGTTCAGGTTGCCCGGTAGGGTATAGTGCTTATGGTGGTCAAACTCTTAACCCGTATGGGAGAAGAGTCTTTGAAACAGGCGGTTCAAGTTCTGGTAGTGGTACGGCAGTTGCTGCGAATTATGCTGTTGCTGCGGTAGGTACAGAAACTTCTGGTTCTATTTTATCACCTAGTAGTCAGAACTCTGTGGTAGGTTTAAAACCGACGATAGGTTTATTAAGTAGGTCTGGCATTGTACCTATTTCAAGTACCTTGGATACCCCAGGACCCATGACTAAAAATGTAAAGGACAATGCTATTTTGCTATCTGCAATGTTTGGTTATGATGAGTCAGATCCTGCATCTGTAGAAGATAATTTTCTGGGAGTTTTATCTGCAGGCTTACATCCAATACCTTTTTCAGAAATGAGATTGGGTGCTATTAAAGAGCTGATGGAGACCGATAGTATTTACCAACAGACCATTGAAGATTTAAAAGAAGCTGGCGCAACAATAATTGAGTTTACACCACCAGAGTTTGCTATGAATGGTTTTTTGAGTATCCTCAATATTGATATGCGGAATGATTTAAAGGCGTATATAAAAGAAAAAACCAATCCTGAATTAGTTAAAATTACTTCGATTGCTGATGCGGTGATATTTAATAATGCGGATTCGTTGGTTAGAATTCCTTACGGGCAAGCATTGTTTGAAGGCATATTATCAGATACTACCACAACTACTGAGTTAGAAGAAATAAAAGCTAATCTTGAAAAAAATGGACGCATTTTCTTCGATACAGCGATGGATAAGTACAAACTAGATGCTGTTTTATCTATTAATAATTACCACGCTGGTTATGCTGCAGTAGCTAAATATCCTGCTTTGACAATACCTATGGGGTATAAAGCATCTGGTGAGCCTATAAGTTTAACCTTTATAGGGAAACAGTTTTCAGAGGCATATTTATTGAGAATAGGGAAATCATATGAAGATAATTTTCATAGACGAGTGATGCCTAAAGACTACCAAAACTA
- a CDS encoding DUF2911 domain-containing protein, which produces MNHPKASPFSKIEQEVGFSKITIAYSRPSAKGRVLFGNKSNGESSLVPFGRIWRVGANESTKITFSTDVFIEGQKLVKGTYALYAFPEENEWQIVFHKNISHWGDGRLKYNAEEDALRIPVIPIQKQDFQETFLISFDDINHNGALMKWNWGSTEVSIPIQFDTKSIFQEQIYAELLNTPTAQTYYEIARYYQEQGLETIKSLGYVDKAISMGGDTYYFHRVRSLILADLKKYEAAIKASSISIVLAEKEGKDEFVRLNQNDIRRWKTLQSTNK; this is translated from the coding sequence ATGAATCACCCAAAAGCTAGTCCGTTTTCTAAGATTGAGCAAGAAGTCGGATTCTCAAAAATTACCATAGCATACTCAAGACCATCTGCTAAGGGTCGAGTTTTGTTTGGTAATAAATCAAATGGGGAATCTAGTTTGGTACCTTTTGGTCGTATTTGGCGTGTAGGTGCTAATGAATCTACCAAAATCACTTTCAGCACAGATGTTTTTATTGAAGGTCAAAAGCTTGTTAAAGGTACTTATGCCTTGTACGCTTTTCCTGAAGAAAACGAGTGGCAAATAGTTTTTCATAAGAATATTTCGCATTGGGGTGATGGTCGACTTAAGTATAATGCAGAAGAAGATGCATTACGTATTCCTGTTATACCGATTCAAAAACAAGATTTTCAAGAGACTTTTCTGATTTCATTTGATGATATTAATCACAACGGAGCTTTGATGAAGTGGAATTGGGGAAGTACAGAAGTTTCAATCCCCATTCAATTTGATACAAAATCTATTTTTCAAGAGCAGATTTATGCTGAATTATTAAATACCCCCACGGCACAAACCTATTATGAAATTGCAAGGTATTATCAAGAACAGGGATTAGAAACTATAAAATCCCTCGGTTATGTCGATAAGGCTATTAGTATGGGCGGAGATACCTATTACTTTCATAGAGTACGTTCTTTGATTTTGGCAGATTTAAAAAAATATGAAGCAGCAATAAAAGCATCTAGCATTTCTATTGTTCTAGCTGAAAAGGAAGGTAAAGATGAATTTGTTCGTTTAAACCAAAATGATATCCGCAGATGGAAAACTCTTCAATCAACAAATAAATAA
- the ftsY gene encoding signal recognition particle-docking protein FtsY translates to MSLFKKIFSSQKKETLDKGLEKTKTSFFSKLAKAVAGKSKVDDDVLDNLEEVLVSSDVGVDTTLKIIQRIEARVARDKYVGTDELNSILRAEIAGLLSETNDSDTGDIQIPKDKKPYVIMVVGVNGVGKTTTIGKLAYRFKNQGLKVVLGAADTFRAAAIDQLQVWADRVDVPIVKQQMGSDPASVAFDTLSSAVTQDADVVIIDTAGRLHNKVNLMNELTKVKRVMQKVVADTPHEVLLVLDGSTGQNAFEQAKQFTKATEVTALAITKLDGTAKGGVVIGISDQFKIPVKYIGIGEGIEDLQAFNKHEFVDSFFKI, encoded by the coding sequence ATGAGCTTATTTAAAAAAATATTTTCTTCTCAGAAAAAAGAAACCTTAGATAAAGGTTTGGAAAAAACTAAAACCAGCTTCTTTTCGAAGTTAGCTAAAGCGGTTGCTGGTAAGTCTAAAGTAGATGATGACGTTTTAGATAATCTTGAAGAAGTATTGGTTTCTTCAGATGTTGGTGTAGATACTACCTTAAAGATTATACAAAGAATAGAAGCAAGAGTTGCTCGCGATAAGTATGTAGGTACAGATGAGCTTAATTCTATTTTAAGAGCTGAAATTGCTGGTCTACTTTCAGAGACCAACGATAGCGACACTGGCGATATTCAAATACCAAAAGATAAAAAGCCATATGTAATTATGGTTGTTGGCGTAAATGGTGTTGGTAAGACTACAACTATTGGTAAGTTGGCTTATCGTTTTAAAAATCAAGGTTTAAAAGTAGTTCTTGGTGCAGCCGATACTTTTAGGGCTGCGGCGATAGATCAATTACAGGTATGGGCTGATCGTGTAGATGTACCTATAGTAAAGCAGCAAATGGGTAGTGATCCTGCTTCTGTTGCCTTTGATACTTTGAGTTCTGCCGTTACCCAAGATGCCGATGTGGTAATTATTGACACAGCTGGTAGATTACATAACAAGGTGAACTTAATGAATGAGCTGACCAAGGTAAAACGCGTAATGCAAAAAGTGGTTGCCGATACTCCGCATGAAGTATTGTTGGTGTTAGATGGTTCTACTGGGCAAAATGCATTTGAGCAAGCAAAACAATTTACGAAAGCTACAGAAGTTACAGCTTTGGCAATCACCAAATTAGATGGTACTGCAAAAGGTGGCGTAGTTATAGGTATATCTGATCAATTTAAAATACCGGTAAAGTATATTGGTATAGGTGAAGGTATTGAAGATTTACAAGCATTTAATAAGCATGAGTTCGTAGATTCATTCTTTAAAATTTAA
- a CDS encoding DUF4295 domain-containing protein: MAKKTVASLQTSSKRLTKAIKMVKSPKSGAYVFVEQVMAPEMVDAWIAKK; this comes from the coding sequence ATGGCTAAGAAGACCGTAGCAAGTTTACAGACAAGTTCTAAAAGATTGACAAAAGCTATAAAAATGGTTAAGTCACCAAAATCAGGTGCTTACGTTTTTGTAGAGCAAGTAATGGCACCAGAAATGGTTGATGCTTGGATTGCCAAGAAATAA
- the rpmG gene encoding 50S ribosomal protein L33, producing MAKKGNRIQVILECTEHKESGQPGTSRYITTKNKKNTPERLEIKKFNPILKRMTLHKEIK from the coding sequence ATGGCAAAGAAAGGTAATAGAATACAAGTTATATTAGAATGCACAGAGCATAAAGAATCTGGTCAACCAGGTACTTCAAGATATATCACAACAAAAAATAAGAAGAACACTCCTGAGAGATTGGAAATTAAAAAATTCAATCCTATTCTTAAGAGAATGACCCTTCATAAAGAAATTAAATAG
- the rpmB gene encoding 50S ribosomal protein L28, which produces MSKVCEITGKKAMFGNNVSFSINKTRRRFDVNLSKKRFYIPEEDRWITIKVSTRALKSINKKGISAVLKEAKAKGFVIK; this is translated from the coding sequence ATGTCAAAAGTATGTGAAATTACGGGGAAGAAGGCGATGTTTGGAAACAATGTTTCGTTTTCAATTAATAAAACGAGAAGAAGATTTGATGTAAATCTATCTAAAAAGCGTTTCTACATTCCTGAAGAAGACCGTTGGATTACTATTAAAGTTTCTACAAGAGCTTTAAAGAGTATCAATAAAAAAGGAATATCTGCTGTTTTGAAAGAAGCAAAAGCAAAAGGATTCGTTATTAAGTAA
- a CDS encoding competence/damage-inducible protein A, whose product MLAEIITIGDEILIGQIIDTNSAFIGKELNKIGISVYQITSIQDERTHLLKAFKDASERVDVVIITGGLGPTKDDITKHTLCEFFNDELVENAEVLAHVEELFAKYISNTPISDINRMQALVPSRAEVLHNANGTAPGMLIRENEVTFISMPGVPFEMKHLMTESVIPALAAYYKRPHIIHRTIVTYGVGESALAKRIEAWEDNLPSNIKLAYLPNLGKVRLRLSGKAADYDELAAAMDAECDKLYPLINDVVFGLEDDESLEETVAKLLTGKKLTLSTAESFTGGKIAEKITSIPGASNYFKGAVVSYATEAKINVLKVPKELVDKHSVVSAEVATSMAKGAKELMKTDFAIATTGNAGPTKGDSNAEVGTVFIAIDGPKSKFVQEFKMGSTRERVVEKSVNKAFELLQKEILKM is encoded by the coding sequence ATGCTTGCTGAAATTATTACAATTGGCGATGAAATTCTCATCGGTCAAATCATTGATACGAATTCCGCATTTATTGGTAAAGAACTGAACAAAATAGGTATTTCAGTTTATCAGATTACCTCTATACAAGATGAACGTACACATTTACTGAAGGCTTTTAAAGATGCTTCAGAACGAGTAGATGTGGTTATTATTACAGGCGGTCTAGGTCCTACAAAAGATGATATTACCAAACATACCCTATGTGAGTTCTTTAATGATGAGCTTGTTGAGAATGCCGAAGTATTGGCGCATGTAGAAGAGTTATTTGCAAAATATATTAGCAATACTCCAATATCAGATATTAATAGAATGCAAGCTTTGGTACCGAGTAGGGCAGAAGTTTTGCATAATGCCAATGGTACTGCCCCTGGTATGTTAATCAGGGAGAATGAAGTAACATTCATCTCAATGCCTGGTGTACCTTTTGAAATGAAGCATCTAATGACAGAATCTGTGATTCCTGCATTGGCAGCTTATTATAAAAGACCTCATATAATCCATAGAACAATAGTTACCTACGGTGTAGGAGAAAGTGCACTTGCCAAGCGTATTGAAGCGTGGGAAGATAATCTGCCTTCTAACATTAAATTGGCCTATTTACCTAATTTGGGTAAGGTGAGGTTGCGATTGTCTGGTAAAGCGGCTGATTATGATGAATTGGCAGCTGCAATGGATGCGGAATGCGATAAATTATATCCGTTAATCAACGATGTTGTATTTGGGCTCGAAGATGATGAAAGCTTAGAAGAGACTGTAGCTAAATTGTTGACAGGTAAAAAATTAACTTTGTCTACGGCAGAAAGTTTTACGGGAGGTAAAATTGCAGAGAAAATTACTTCAATCCCAGGAGCGTCTAATTATTTTAAAGGTGCTGTGGTCAGTTATGCTACAGAGGCTAAAATAAATGTACTAAAGGTGCCTAAAGAATTAGTAGATAAACATTCTGTGGTTAGCGCAGAAGTTGCAACTTCAATGGCAAAAGGAGCAAAAGAATTGATGAAAACCGATTTTGCAATAGCCACTACAGGTAATGCAGGACCAACAAAAGGAGATTCAAATGCGGAGGTTGGAACGGTGTTTATAGCGATCGATGGACCGAAGTCGAAATTTGTACAAGAATTTAAAATGGGAAGCACTCGCGAGAGGGTTGTGGAAAAGTCTGTAAATAAGGCTTTTGAGCTTCTTCAAAAAGAAATTTTAAAAATGTGA
- a CDS encoding Hpt domain-containing protein produces the protein MIYNLDKINEMAEGDQDFINSVIAVFLEEVPEDLEALEIALQEKNHDQVYKLAHKIKPNVDLLGMEQTRAIALELETLGKQEANMAEIEKRFPMLKTDINQVVAELKNDFQL, from the coding sequence ATGATTTATAACCTGGATAAGATTAACGAGATGGCAGAGGGGGATCAGGATTTTATAAATTCTGTTATTGCTGTTTTTTTGGAAGAAGTACCTGAAGATTTAGAAGCTTTAGAAATAGCGCTTCAAGAGAAAAACCATGATCAAGTGTACAAACTTGCGCATAAAATAAAGCCAAACGTAGATTTGCTTGGAATGGAGCAAACACGTGCTATAGCTTTAGAGTTAGAAACCTTAGGTAAGCAAGAAGCTAATATGGCAGAGATAGAGAAGAGATTTCCAATGCTGAAGACCGATATTAATCAGGTTGTGGCAGAATTAAAAAATGATTTCCAGTTATAA
- a CDS encoding fumarylacetoacetate hydrolase family protein, producing MKIICIGRNYTAHIDELKNERPEEPVVFIKPDSSVLPKQQDFYIPEFSNDVHYEVEVLVKIKKVGKHISEEFAPTYYDEIGLGIDFTARDLQSKLKEKGLPWEKAKGFDGAAVIGEWLPKTDFKDINDLNFRLLKNDKIVQEGNTGFMLWKIDEIIAYVSTFFMLKKGDIIFTGTPAGVGKISPNDYLTGSLEDKELFTLKIK from the coding sequence ATGAAGATTATATGTATCGGCAGAAATTATACTGCACATATTGATGAGCTTAAGAACGAAAGACCAGAAGAGCCGGTAGTTTTTATAAAACCAGATTCATCAGTATTACCAAAACAACAAGATTTTTATATTCCAGAATTTTCAAATGACGTGCATTATGAAGTGGAGGTTTTGGTGAAAATCAAGAAAGTAGGTAAACATATTAGTGAAGAATTCGCGCCTACTTATTATGATGAGATAGGATTGGGTATAGATTTTACAGCAAGAGATTTGCAATCTAAATTAAAAGAAAAGGGGCTTCCGTGGGAAAAGGCCAAAGGATTTGATGGTGCTGCCGTGATAGGAGAGTGGCTTCCAAAAACTGATTTTAAAGACATTAATGATCTTAATTTTAGGTTGTTAAAGAATGACAAGATTGTGCAAGAAGGCAATACCGGTTTTATGCTTTGGAAGATAGATGAAATAATTGCTTATGTTTCAACGTTCTTTATGTTGAAAAAAGGAGACATTATTTTTACTGGAACACCTGCCGGTGTTGGGAAAATAAGTCCAAATGACTATCTTACGGGTAGTTTGGAAGACAAAGAGCTTTTTACCTTAAAAATTAAGTGA
- a CDS encoding carboxypeptidase-like regulatory domain-containing protein translates to MRICLVLFLLIMGVGHAQEVLVEGHVYDDKTKTAVPYANISFLKTLKGTSSDEEGYFYIDVPESYLEREVHISALGFKDTIMSARVISEKKKIYMKEETFELEEVVVSQSLGDSQVLNPVSSYSIKSGFSSAETPWVLALYFPNIGAAKKYLQKITIHVQQNSKFKRASSKFRLRIYDVDKKTKKPNHDLMRKSIVLESSKNEDYVSIDLSSMGIRMPDEGVYIGLEWIFLPYNWYTNTYKHPITNKKVVEDRFAPTFAAVYQKNQNFKTMVYGMGEWTDFAIKAPGNNENLIPAISLKLSKKK, encoded by the coding sequence ATGAGAATTTGTTTAGTACTATTTCTATTGATAATGGGTGTTGGTCATGCTCAAGAAGTTTTGGTTGAAGGTCATGTATATGATGACAAAACAAAAACTGCTGTGCCATATGCCAATATTAGTTTTCTAAAAACTCTTAAAGGAACCTCTAGTGACGAAGAAGGATATTTTTATATAGATGTACCTGAGTCGTATTTGGAACGAGAAGTACATATTTCAGCCTTAGGTTTCAAAGACACCATAATGTCTGCAAGGGTAATTTCAGAAAAGAAGAAAATTTACATGAAAGAAGAAACCTTTGAGCTTGAAGAGGTTGTGGTTTCTCAAAGCTTGGGAGATTCACAGGTATTAAATCCTGTGAGTTCATATAGTATTAAAAGCGGATTTTCTTCTGCGGAGACCCCTTGGGTATTGGCATTATATTTTCCAAATATAGGCGCTGCTAAAAAGTATTTACAGAAAATTACTATTCATGTTCAGCAGAATAGCAAGTTCAAAAGAGCTTCGTCAAAATTTAGACTTCGAATATATGATGTTGATAAGAAAACCAAAAAACCTAATCATGATTTAATGCGTAAGAGTATCGTTTTAGAGAGTTCTAAAAACGAAGATTACGTATCTATAGATCTTTCAAGTATGGGTATAAGAATGCCAGATGAAGGTGTGTATATTGGATTAGAATGGATTTTTCTTCCTTATAACTGGTATACGAATACGTATAAGCATCCTATTACAAATAAGAAAGTAGTAGAAGATCGTTTTGCGCCTACATTTGCTGCTGTTTATCAAAAGAATCAAAATTTTAAGACTATGGTTTATGGTATGGGCGAATGGACAGATTTTGCAATAAAAGCGCCAGGTAATAATGAAAATCTGATACCAGCGATCAGTCTTAAATTGTCTAAGAAAAAATAA